In Rubripirellula tenax, the following are encoded in one genomic region:
- a CDS encoding proteasome accessory factor PafA2 family protein: MVTRLVGLETEYATLVADRQNIDVEDLPPSQLVYSQICEAIRRDQPTVTGLFDSEQMFLASGGAVTFESHPSMHALPGGLVEIATPEVQSPADLLACQRSIDQLASDATADSETSFDLRILKNSSDALGHVYGCHENYEAQVATGLGLLVYRLFVLLLWVMQAISLVVAMPLMAITLATVNVSRIRKRHELPTTEIEPQDIFELVPTWMSSLLIASLRLVHLPTVLMLRFVARHVAFRVQRRYLAALLVSRVSLCGTGNLDPENRFQLSAKAMAIDSVADMGGFRGERPIFVYGHWLGQFCAKSFLSLGSTRQMLRQRQRLQIGLSDSNMSDLAEYVKVGSVSLVLDMLESGHTEGLPILKKPIDSLHRIANDWNLVSRVPTHRGDMSALEIQKEFLLAAESFVESTPANMRGEAPLVVYRWRELLDSVLAFRREFSDVDMALGRVDWMTKRWLIAQLGDEIEWTARKKIDLRYHELSEDGYYIQFLKSRPDLRLVDDESIARRRRSPPASSPAARRGWLIREFANSDELLQSEWTYAMIGRGRRRRRIEFVDTPR, translated from the coding sequence TTGGTCACACGGCTTGTGGGGCTGGAAACCGAATACGCGACGCTGGTCGCGGACCGGCAAAACATAGACGTCGAAGATCTGCCGCCGTCCCAATTGGTGTACTCGCAAATCTGTGAAGCGATTCGCCGCGACCAACCCACCGTGACTGGGTTGTTCGATAGCGAACAGATGTTTCTTGCCAGCGGCGGCGCCGTCACGTTCGAGTCGCACCCGTCGATGCACGCGTTGCCCGGCGGATTGGTCGAGATTGCGACTCCGGAAGTCCAGAGTCCCGCCGACCTATTGGCCTGTCAACGATCGATCGACCAACTGGCAAGCGATGCCACCGCGGACTCGGAAACAAGCTTCGATCTTCGCATCTTAAAGAACAGCAGCGATGCGCTGGGGCACGTGTACGGTTGCCACGAAAATTATGAGGCACAGGTCGCGACCGGGCTTGGGCTGTTGGTCTATCGCTTGTTCGTTCTTCTGCTTTGGGTCATGCAAGCGATCAGTTTGGTGGTTGCCATGCCGTTGATGGCGATCACGTTGGCGACGGTCAACGTGTCGAGAATCAGAAAACGCCACGAGCTTCCGACGACTGAGATTGAACCGCAAGACATCTTCGAGCTCGTTCCGACTTGGATGTCGAGCTTGTTGATTGCATCCCTTCGCTTGGTGCACTTGCCGACGGTTTTGATGCTTCGCTTCGTCGCCCGCCATGTCGCGTTTCGGGTCCAGCGACGGTACTTAGCGGCTCTGTTGGTTTCGCGAGTTTCACTTTGCGGAACCGGCAACTTGGATCCCGAAAATCGATTTCAATTGAGTGCCAAAGCGATGGCGATCGATTCCGTTGCCGACATGGGCGGTTTCCGTGGCGAACGCCCCATTTTTGTCTACGGCCACTGGCTGGGGCAGTTCTGTGCGAAATCGTTTCTGTCGCTGGGTTCAACACGGCAAATGTTGCGTCAGCGCCAACGGCTGCAGATCGGGCTGTCGGATTCGAATATGTCGGACTTGGCCGAGTACGTCAAAGTCGGATCCGTCTCGTTGGTTTTGGACATGTTGGAATCGGGTCACACCGAAGGCTTGCCGATTCTTAAGAAGCCGATCGATTCGCTGCACCGGATCGCCAACGATTGGAATCTGGTTTCACGCGTTCCGACCCATCGCGGCGATATGTCGGCGCTTGAAATTCAAAAAGAGTTTTTGCTGGCGGCAGAGTCTTTCGTCGAATCGACTCCCGCCAACATGCGCGGCGAGGCACCGTTGGTGGTTTACCGTTGGCGCGAGTTGTTGGATTCGGTGTTGGCCTTTCGTCGCGAGTTTTCGGACGTCGACATGGCGCTCGGTCGGGTCGATTGGATGACCAAGCGATGGTTGATCGCTCAACTGGGTGATGAAATCGAATGGACGGCACGCAAAAAGATCGACCTCCGCTACCACGAACTGTCCGAAGACGGCTACTACATCCAATTCTTGAAGTCACGGCCTGATCTGCGTTTGGTGGACGACGAAAGTATCGCCCGCCGGCGACGATCACCGCCGGCAAGTTCGCCGGCGGCAAGACGCGGGTGGCTGATCCGCGAATTCGCCAACAGCGACGAACTGCTGCAAAGCGAATGGACCTACGCGATGATCGGCCGAGGTCGACGACGACGAAGGATCGAGTTCGTCGATACGCCACGGTAA